A single Fundidesulfovibrio soli DNA region contains:
- a CDS encoding type II toxin-antitoxin system RelE/ParE family toxin: protein MPVWTVHALNDLRAQLAYIAQDNPEAARRTAIKIEVSCTGLDQFPRVGREGAVPDTRELVIPGTAYVCVYRLSGVRVEILRLLHTRMMWPE, encoded by the coding sequence ATGCCCGTCTGGACAGTTCATGCCTTGAACGATTTACGCGCCCAGTTGGCCTACATCGCCCAGGACAACCCCGAGGCCGCCCGCCGAACGGCGATCAAGATCGAGGTATCCTGCACCGGGCTGGATCAGTTCCCACGGGTCGGGCGGGAAGGCGCGGTCCCCGATACCCGGGAACTCGTGATTCCGGGCACGGCGTATGTCTGCGTGTACCGACTTTCCGGGGTCCGCGTGGAAATATTGCGCCTTCTGCACACGCGCATGATGTGGCCGGAGTGA